The proteins below come from a single Pseudarthrobacter sp. SSS035 genomic window:
- the rplI gene encoding 50S ribosomal protein L9, with product MAKLILTHEVTGLGAAGDVVEVKDGYARNYLLPRNFALTWSKGGEKQVESIKTARAAREHASLEDAQKQAAALSAKPVKLVVKAGETGRLFGTVKQADVADAVEAAGLGKIDKRKVELPAHIKSVGSYQANVRLHADVAAVIELNVVAGK from the coding sequence ATGGCAAAGCTCATTCTGACCCACGAAGTAACCGGTCTCGGTGCCGCTGGCGACGTTGTCGAGGTCAAGGACGGTTACGCACGTAACTACCTGCTGCCCCGCAACTTCGCCCTGACCTGGTCGAAGGGTGGCGAGAAGCAGGTTGAGTCCATCAAGACTGCCCGCGCCGCCCGCGAGCACGCTTCCCTGGAAGACGCTCAGAAGCAGGCCGCTGCACTCTCCGCCAAGCCGGTCAAGCTCGTCGTCAAGGCTGGCGAGACCGGACGCCTGTTCGGCACCGTCAAGCAGGCCGACGTAGCCGACGCTGTTGAGGCCGCTGGCCTTGGCAAAATCGACAAGCGCAAGGTTGAACTGCCGGCACACATCAAGTCGGTTGGTTCCTACCAGGCCAACGTCCGCCTTCACGCTGACGTTGCCGCTGTGATCGAACTCAACGTAGTCGCAGGCAAGTAG
- the rpsR gene encoding 30S ribosomal protein S18, protein MAKAELRKPKPKSNPLKAADITVIDYKDVALLRKFISDRGKIRARRVTGVTVQEQRKIAQAIKNAREVALLPYSGAGRG, encoded by the coding sequence ATGGCTAAGGCTGAACTCCGTAAGCCCAAACCAAAGTCCAACCCCTTGAAGGCCGCTGACATCACTGTCATCGACTACAAGGACGTAGCATTGCTGCGCAAGTTCATCTCCGACCGCGGAAAGATCCGCGCCCGTCGCGTCACTGGCGTCACGGTGCAGGAACAGCGCAAGATCGCCCAGGCAATCAAGAACGCCCGCGAAGTTGCACTGCTGCCCTACTCCGGCGCTGGCCGCGGCTAA
- a CDS encoding zf-TFIIB domain-containing protein produces MKCPVDSIDLIMSERSGVEIDYCPQCRGVWLDRGELDKIIDRANDAMNGRAPTPARPAAAASVAAPVPPPLYPNFEPRREQPRYEQPRYDQPRYDDRKYDKPGYDRDHDRRRPKKKEGWLGDIFDF; encoded by the coding sequence ATGAAATGTCCTGTGGATTCAATTGACCTGATCATGAGCGAACGCAGCGGTGTCGAGATCGACTACTGCCCGCAGTGCCGCGGCGTCTGGCTGGACCGCGGTGAGCTGGACAAGATCATCGACCGCGCCAACGACGCTATGAACGGCCGCGCTCCTACGCCGGCGCGCCCGGCGGCCGCGGCCTCTGTCGCTGCTCCGGTTCCGCCCCCGCTGTATCCGAACTTTGAACCCCGCCGCGAGCAGCCGCGGTACGAGCAGCCCCGTTACGACCAGCCGCGCTACGACGACCGGAAGTACGACAAGCCGGGGTATGACCGCGACCACGACCGCCGGCGGCCCAAAAAGAAGGAAGGCTGGCTGGGAGACATCTTCGACTTCTGA
- a CDS encoding CE1759 family FMN reductase, with the protein METRRITVLSAGLGVPSSSRLLADQLAAAAEHRLADAGFEVKVEVVELRDLAVDIANNFVTGYAAPRLADVIAGVEATDGIIAVSPVFSASYSGLFKSFIDVLDPKSLDGKAVLLGATGGTDRHQMVLEYAMRPLFSYLRTRMAATAVFAGPQDWGNTDDGGSPLSSRIDRAAAEFAALLAEDQPGRKPAALESLPFAQLLAGISGGR; encoded by the coding sequence GTGGAAACCCGCCGCATCACCGTACTGTCCGCCGGCCTGGGCGTGCCGTCCTCGAGCAGGCTGCTCGCCGACCAGCTGGCCGCTGCAGCAGAGCACCGCCTCGCCGATGCGGGTTTCGAGGTGAAGGTTGAGGTCGTTGAGCTCCGGGATCTCGCGGTGGACATCGCCAACAACTTTGTCACCGGCTATGCGGCCCCTCGCCTGGCGGATGTCATTGCCGGCGTGGAGGCAACCGACGGCATCATTGCTGTTAGCCCGGTGTTCAGCGCCTCCTACAGCGGCCTGTTCAAGTCCTTCATTGACGTCCTGGATCCCAAGTCCCTGGACGGGAAGGCTGTCCTCCTGGGTGCCACGGGCGGCACGGACCGCCACCAGATGGTCCTCGAGTACGCGATGCGCCCGCTGTTCAGCTACCTGCGCACCAGGATGGCCGCTACGGCTGTTTTCGCCGGCCCCCAGGACTGGGGAAACACGGACGACGGCGGCTCGCCCCTCTCGTCGCGGATCGACCGTGCGGCGGCTGAGTTTGCCGCCCTCCTCGCGGAGGATCAGCCCGGCCGCAAGCCGGCGGCACTGGAGTCCCTGCCGTTCGCGCAGCTCCTGGCAGGCATTTCCGGCGGACGCTAA
- a CDS encoding glycosyltransferase, translating to MTGTLDETSRTEGRWKPRDVWCALAGVVSLALAVGAASTVTVPVNSDLGLVAVLPYPFWAGVLLLNVAFVVALRGDTAGPARRPVMIWLVVVLVLVLFGTAAFVTDVPRGEVAFRHLGVADALSRTQGIDPDIDGYFNWPGFFALLATLLRATGLDPVAVALWAPVLNMGLWLAALGVLTGYLTRDPRRRWLVLWVFCLGSWQDQDYLSPQAFGFFLYLVVVALLVGPLAARAPEIRGYRRADLVAWWQGRSPAEPRSGHRVSALVVTLLLVTVICASHQLTPFMVLIAITALTLSGRVWPSRLPLIAVVVLTLWLAYPASAYLIGNPPLAEAGLQAATEANVIDRLDGTAGHVLVVQVRIVLTLVLWALAAAGAVRDWRRGRLDIRVVLLATTPLLLFPAQLYGGEMLIRVSLFALPFIAMQACSVLLPTEGSTRPSSRAAGGLALTCFLLAVLTVTGRFGNAQYDVFTDDEIAAVAAVQRLAPPGSTIISAAHPTPWRSEAYLEHRARTIDDMCRSDLSTATCGPLVYDYARHSPGGAVVLLTRSSEASLVVQGASSAGGFAELEKWLSVQDGVELAFSNVDARVYRVTP from the coding sequence ATGACCGGCACGCTCGATGAGACCAGCCGCACGGAGGGACGCTGGAAGCCCCGTGACGTGTGGTGCGCGCTGGCGGGAGTCGTGTCGCTGGCGCTTGCCGTGGGGGCCGCCTCCACGGTGACCGTGCCCGTGAACAGCGATCTGGGGCTCGTCGCCGTGCTGCCCTACCCGTTCTGGGCGGGGGTCCTGCTTCTGAACGTCGCCTTCGTCGTGGCCCTGCGGGGGGATACCGCGGGCCCGGCGCGACGCCCGGTCATGATATGGCTCGTCGTGGTGCTCGTGCTTGTGCTCTTCGGGACCGCAGCCTTCGTGACGGACGTACCGCGGGGTGAGGTCGCGTTCCGTCACCTCGGCGTCGCCGACGCCCTCTCGCGCACCCAGGGGATCGACCCGGACATCGACGGGTACTTCAACTGGCCGGGTTTCTTCGCGCTCCTGGCGACGCTGCTCCGGGCGACCGGTCTTGACCCGGTGGCCGTTGCCCTGTGGGCACCGGTGCTCAACATGGGTCTGTGGCTCGCTGCCCTGGGCGTGCTGACCGGCTACCTGACGCGCGATCCGCGACGGCGCTGGCTCGTGCTCTGGGTCTTCTGCCTCGGCAGCTGGCAGGACCAGGACTACCTGTCTCCCCAGGCGTTCGGCTTCTTCCTGTACCTCGTCGTGGTCGCGCTGCTCGTCGGCCCGTTGGCCGCGCGGGCTCCCGAGATCCGCGGCTACCGACGCGCCGACCTGGTGGCGTGGTGGCAAGGGCGGTCACCCGCCGAGCCCCGGTCGGGGCACCGGGTGAGTGCGCTCGTGGTGACCCTACTGCTCGTCACGGTCATCTGCGCGAGCCATCAGCTGACGCCGTTCATGGTGCTTATCGCCATCACCGCGCTCACCCTGAGCGGACGTGTCTGGCCCAGCCGGCTGCCCCTGATCGCCGTAGTCGTGCTGACGCTGTGGCTCGCCTACCCCGCGAGTGCATACCTCATCGGGAACCCACCCCTGGCGGAAGCAGGACTGCAGGCCGCGACCGAGGCGAACGTCATCGACCGCCTCGACGGGACCGCTGGGCACGTGCTGGTGGTGCAGGTCCGGATCGTTCTCACCCTCGTGCTGTGGGCGCTTGCCGCGGCGGGGGCGGTGCGCGACTGGCGCAGAGGACGTCTCGACATCCGGGTGGTCCTCCTGGCCACCACCCCACTGCTGCTCTTCCCCGCGCAGTTGTACGGCGGGGAGATGCTCATCCGCGTCTCGCTGTTCGCGCTGCCCTTCATCGCCATGCAGGCGTGCTCGGTCCTGCTTCCCACGGAGGGCAGCACACGCCCCTCCTCCCGCGCCGCGGGGGGGCTTGCGCTCACCTGCTTCCTGCTGGCCGTGCTGACCGTGACGGGCCGGTTCGGGAACGCCCAGTATGACGTCTTCACCGATGATGAGATCGCCGCCGTCGCCGCCGTGCAGCGTCTCGCGCCCCCCGGCTCAACGATCATCTCGGCTGCCCACCCGACGCCGTGGCGCAGCGAGGCCTACCTCGAACACCGGGCCCGAACGATCGACGACATGTGCCGGTCCGACTTGTCGACGGCGACGTGCGGCCCACTTGTTTACGACTACGCCCGACACAGCCCTGGCGGTGCCGTCGTGTTGCTCACGCGCTCGTCGGAGGCGAGTCTCGTGGTGCAGGGCGCCAGCAGCGCGGGCGGCTTCGCCGAGCTGGAGAAGTGGCTGAGCGTGCAGGACGGCGTGGAGCTCGCGTTCAGCAACGTCGACGCACGCGTGTACCGGGTGACGCCATGA
- a CDS encoding glycosyltransferase yields MRDTEGHSPADVTAVVPARNAEHLLPRCLGALRQSGVAEIIVVDGCSTDRTVDLALAAGARVLSDEGRGLPWARTLGVQSSSTRWVLLVDADVVFGPTGVADLLTELVEGGYDALQAGLESVAGPGYWGQALAHHHRTGRSRNWFGLVATVVDRDLMLGVGFDDSFKSGEDIELRWRMRESGLRTAVSRRVVVEHRFAADDFDFALDQFLMDGTGLGRMVRKHGWRGARLALLPFAAAVRGSALSLAAGQPRWLRYYFAFCWYNYAGLAKGLRRER; encoded by the coding sequence GTGCGGGACACAGAGGGTCACAGCCCTGCCGACGTCACCGCGGTCGTTCCGGCCCGCAACGCCGAGCACCTGCTCCCGCGCTGTCTGGGGGCCCTGCGTCAGTCAGGTGTAGCCGAGATCATCGTGGTGGACGGATGCTCCACCGACCGCACCGTCGACCTCGCCCTCGCGGCCGGTGCCCGGGTCCTGAGTGACGAGGGGCGCGGCCTGCCATGGGCTCGAACGCTCGGTGTGCAGAGCAGCAGCACCCGTTGGGTCCTGCTCGTCGACGCCGACGTCGTGTTCGGGCCCACGGGGGTTGCCGACCTGCTCACGGAGCTCGTCGAGGGCGGCTACGACGCCCTCCAGGCCGGTCTGGAGAGTGTTGCTGGACCGGGCTACTGGGGGCAGGCGCTGGCACATCACCATCGCACCGGCCGCAGCCGCAACTGGTTCGGGCTCGTGGCGACGGTCGTGGACCGGGACCTGATGCTCGGCGTGGGTTTCGACGACTCGTTCAAGTCGGGAGAGGACATCGAGCTGCGTTGGCGGATGCGGGAGTCAGGGCTGCGAACGGCAGTGTCACGCCGGGTCGTCGTCGAACATCGTTTCGCCGCAGACGACTTCGACTTCGCGCTCGACCAGTTCCTCATGGACGGAACGGGACTGGGACGGATGGTCCGCAAGCACGGCTGGCGCGGTGCGAGATTGGCGCTGCTGCCCTTCGCCGCGGCAGTCCGGGGCAGCGCTTTGAGCCTCGCCGCGGGCCAGCCTCGGTGGCTGCGCTACTACTTCGCCTTCTGCTGGTACAACTACGCCGGCCTGGCGAAGGGGTTGCGTCGTGAGCGCTGA
- a CDS encoding single-stranded DNA-binding protein, with the protein MAGETTITVIGNLTSDPELRFTPSGSAVANFTIASTPRTFDRQSNEWKDGETLFLRAAVWREAAENVAESLTKGMRVIVSGRLKSRSYETKEGEKRTVIELEVDEIGPSLRYANAKVNRTQRSGGQGGQGGFGGGNSGGGFGGGNTGGNQGGNSGGSFGGGNQPAAQEDPWATPGVSNAGGGWGNGPDSEPPF; encoded by the coding sequence ATGGCAGGCGAAACCACTATTACGGTCATCGGTAATCTCACCAGTGACCCGGAATTGCGGTTCACACCGTCAGGTTCGGCAGTCGCGAACTTCACCATCGCTTCCACCCCGCGCACCTTTGACCGCCAGTCCAATGAGTGGAAGGACGGGGAAACCCTGTTCCTCCGCGCAGCGGTTTGGCGTGAAGCAGCCGAGAACGTCGCCGAGTCCCTCACCAAGGGCATGCGCGTGATCGTTTCCGGCCGTTTGAAGAGCCGTTCCTACGAAACAAAAGAAGGCGAAAAGCGCACCGTTATCGAGCTCGAAGTCGACGAAATCGGCCCGAGCCTGCGTTACGCCAATGCCAAGGTCAACCGCACCCAGCGCTCAGGCGGTCAGGGTGGTCAGGGCGGCTTCGGCGGCGGCAACAGCGGCGGTGGCTTCGGAGGCGGCAACACTGGTGGAAACCAGGGCGGCAACTCCGGTGGAAGCTTCGGTGGCGGCAACCAGCCGGCTGCACAGGAGGATCCCTGGGCGACGCCCGGTGTCTCCAATGCAGGTGGTGGCTGGGGCAACGGCCCCGATTCCGAACCTCCCTTCTAA
- a CDS encoding lipopolysaccharide biosynthesis protein: MSAERGTTVRAGSTVRHSALRSSLGLIVGKAAQTGAGFAFWVVAARATSDREVGLTMAAVAAVMICTQLAVLGAGSAVIVAVGRGEPPARVLDAAFAIVGVAGTVLALGYLVLQSAVTPDTASLSVLFWLTFLVAAVTGTLVIVLDQALVALGRGSSATLRYALGGGVSLGAAALVYWGAHGASADVLMACWTLGTTVACVVGAVQLRRLVGYRPRLSLRPARGRPLLAVGLPYQLLTLTERAPGLVLPLLLAHMVAPEAAAYWYPAWMMAWAAYSAPMLMGIVQFSEGVRDPARLVSTTWASLRWSLVVGGLAAAVLVLLAHPLLSLLGERYADASAGALRWLAAGLVPYAVLQAYNAMCRALGRYTEAIVVGVMLGVALCAAALWTADRGPSAMALAWLVVLSIGAAAVGLRLVALLRRVRKDAR; the protein is encoded by the coding sequence GTGAGCGCTGAGCGGGGGACCACTGTTAGGGCAGGCTCGACCGTCCGGCACTCCGCCTTGCGCAGCTCGCTCGGCCTCATCGTGGGCAAGGCCGCCCAGACGGGCGCGGGTTTCGCCTTCTGGGTCGTGGCCGCGCGCGCGACGTCCGACCGTGAGGTCGGGCTCACCATGGCCGCCGTCGCGGCCGTGATGATCTGCACGCAGCTCGCGGTGCTGGGCGCCGGGTCGGCCGTGATCGTCGCGGTGGGGCGAGGGGAGCCGCCCGCGCGGGTGCTGGACGCCGCGTTCGCCATCGTGGGGGTCGCCGGCACCGTGCTGGCCCTCGGCTACCTCGTGCTGCAGTCGGCCGTGACGCCGGACACGGCCTCGCTATCGGTTCTCTTCTGGCTCACGTTCCTCGTGGCTGCCGTCACCGGCACCCTGGTCATCGTGCTGGACCAGGCGCTCGTTGCGTTGGGACGCGGTTCCAGCGCGACCTTGAGGTACGCGTTGGGCGGCGGGGTCTCACTCGGGGCTGCAGCACTCGTGTACTGGGGGGCGCATGGCGCCTCCGCCGACGTGCTGATGGCCTGCTGGACCCTCGGGACGACCGTGGCGTGCGTCGTCGGTGCAGTCCAGCTGCGAAGACTGGTCGGCTACCGGCCGCGATTGTCCTTGCGCCCGGCGCGCGGCCGTCCACTGCTGGCGGTGGGCCTTCCGTACCAGCTCCTCACCCTCACCGAGCGCGCTCCGGGGCTGGTGCTGCCGCTCCTGCTCGCGCACATGGTGGCGCCGGAGGCAGCTGCCTACTGGTATCCCGCATGGATGATGGCCTGGGCCGCCTACTCCGCTCCGATGCTGATGGGCATCGTCCAGTTCTCCGAGGGTGTCCGCGACCCGGCCCGCCTGGTGTCGACCACCTGGGCGAGTCTCCGTTGGTCACTCGTCGTAGGAGGTCTGGCTGCCGCCGTCCTCGTCCTCCTCGCCCACCCGCTGCTCAGCCTGCTGGGGGAGCGGTACGCCGACGCGTCCGCCGGAGCTCTGCGGTGGTTGGCGGCCGGACTGGTGCCGTACGCGGTGCTGCAGGCCTACAACGCCATGTGCCGGGCCCTCGGTCGCTACACGGAGGCCATCGTGGTCGGCGTGATGCTCGGAGTCGCCCTCTGCGCTGCAGCGCTATGGACCGCCGACAGGGGCCCCAGCGCCATGGCCCTTGCGTGGCTGGTGGTGCTCTCCATCGGTGCCGCGGCGGTCGGCCTCCGGCTGGTCGCCCTCCTCCGACGCGTAAGGAAGGACGCACGATGA